From Primulina huaijiensis isolate GDHJ02 chromosome 15, ASM1229523v2, whole genome shotgun sequence, one genomic window encodes:
- the LOC140960284 gene encoding dnaJ protein homolog: MFGRAPKKSDSTKYYEILGVPKTASQDDLKKAYKKAAIKNHPDKGGDPEKFKELAHAYEVLSDPEKRDIYDQYGEDALKEGMGGSGGMHDPFDIFSSFFGGSPFGGGSSRGRRQRRGEDVVHPLKASLEDLYIGTTKKLSLSRNVICSKCNGKGSKSGAQLKCSGCQGSGMKVSIRQLGPGMIQQMQHPCNECKGTGETINDRDRCPQCKGEKVVQEKKVLEVHVEKGMQHGQKITFPGEADEAPDTVTGDIVFVLQQKEHPKFKRKSGDDLFVEHTLSLTEALCGFQFVLTHLDGRQLLIKSQPGEVVKPDSNKAINDEGMPMYQRPFMKGKLYIHFNVEFPDSLSSGQVGALLKVLPPKPQSKQTDVEMEECEETTLHDVNIEEEMRRRQAQQQEAYDEDEDTHGGAQRVQCAQQ, encoded by the exons ATGTTTGGGAGGGCGCCGAAGAAAAGCGATAGCACCAAGTATTACGAGATCCTCGGGGTGCCGAAAACGGCGTCGCAGGATGATTTGAAGAAGGCGTACAAGAAAGCAGCCATCAAGAATCATCCTGACAAGGGTGGAGACCCTGAGAAG TTTAAGGAACTTGCTCATGCTTATGAGGTTTTGAGTGATCCAGAAAAACGTGACATATATGACCAGTATGGTGAAGATGCACTTAAGGAAGGAATGGGTGGAAGCGGTGGCATGCATGACCCATTTGACATTTTCTCATCCTTCTTTGGTGGAAGCCCATTTGGTG GAGGTAGCAGTAGGGGACGAAGGCAGAGAAGAGGAGAAGATGTAGTTCACCCATTGAAGGCATCGCTTGAGGATCTATATATTGGGACCACCAAGAAACTGTCTCTGTCACGTAATGTAATTTGCTCAAAGTGTAATGG TAAAGGATCAAAATCTGGAGCTCAATTGAAGTGCTCAGGGTGTCAGGGATCTGGTATGAAAGTTTCGATCAGGCAGCTCGGCCCTGGTATGATCCAGCAAATGCAACACCCTTGCAACGAGTGTAAAGGGACAGGAGAGACGATCAATGATAGAGATCGATGCCCACAATGCAAAGGTGAAAAGGTGGTTCAGGAAAAGAAAGTTTTGGAAGTCCATGTTGAAAAGGGCATGCAGCACGGGCAGAAAATCACGTTCCCTGGGGAAGCTGATGAGGCG CCTGACACTGTCACTGGAGACATAGTTTTTGTACTCCAGCAGAAGGAGCATCCAAAATTCAAGAGGAAGAGTGGTGATGACCTTTTTGTGGAACACACACTTTCACTCACCGAGGCATTGTGTGGCTTCCAGTTCGTATTAACTCATCTAGATGGCAGACAGCTCCTTATCAAATCCCAACCTGGAGAAGTTGTGAAGCCCG ATTCCAACAAGGCTATCAACGATGAAGGAATGCCCATGTACCAGAGGCCATTCATGAAGGGTAAACTCTATATTCATTTCAATGTAGAGTTTCCAGATTCCTTGAGTTCAGGCCAAGTTGGAGCCTTGCTGAAAGTTCTTCCTCCAAAGCCACAATCAAAGCAGACTGATGTAGAAATGGAGGAGTGTGAGGAAACAACCCTGCATGATGTCAACATTGAGGAGGAGATGCGAAGGAGACAGGCTCAGCAGCAGGAAGCTTATGACGAGGATGAAGATACGCATGGTGGAGCTCAAAGGGTGCAATGTGCCCAACAGTGA
- the LOC140960285 gene encoding uncharacterized protein translates to MASFRENEQVDVLVIELPAPPGWIKKFTPRKGGTPRRNDIVFISPTGEEIKHKRQLERYLKSHTGGPAISEFDWGLGDSPRRSARLSEKLKAEEAAESESPKKKQRKSSLKKEAKDKNNNAEVEDEAIENNNVAAEEAKESGEISMARGEDAGNAEVITDEVLPQKVDIEITEEKTEGDDVVEEPPDLEITKNTATESADAHAEGSKKATTEVIGVKTEESKEFAGANGDEIKDAYHAKKGTPDEKVDDAEKIDVNQNNAEEKQAAEIPDKPAVGN, encoded by the exons ATGGCGAGTTTTCGGGAGAACGAGCAAGTTGACGTCCTTGTGATAGAGCTTCCTGCTCCACCAGGCTGGATTAAGAAG TTCACTCCGAGGAAAGGTGGTACACCTCGAAGAAATGACATTGTTTTCATATCCCCCACTGGAGAAGAGATCAAGCATAAGAGGCAGTTGGAGCGATACCTCAAATCTCATACTGGCGGTCCCGCTATCTCTGAGTTTGATTGGGGTTTAG GTGACAGCCCAAGGCGTTCTGCAAGATTGAGTGAGAAATTGAAGGCAGAAGAGGCAGCTGAAAGTGAATCTCCCAAGAAAAAGCAAAGAAAATCTAGTCTAAAGAAAGAAGCCAAAGATAAGAATAATAATGCAGAAGTAGAAGATGAAGCCATTGAAAACAACAATGTTGCTGCAGAAGAAGCTAAAGAAAGCGGTGAAATTTCTATGGCACGCGGAGAAGATGCTGGTAATGCAGAGGTTATCACCGATGAAGTTCTTCCACAGAAGGTTGATATTGAAATAACAGAGGAGAAAACTGAGGGAGACGATGTTGTGGAGGAACCGCCAGATTTggaaattacaaaaaatacaGCTACTGAGAGTGCGGATGCTCATGCAGAGGGATCAAAGAAAGCAACTACTGAGGTGATAGGTGTAAAAACTGAGGAATCTAAGGAGTTCGCAGGTGCAAATGGTGACGAAATCAAGGATGCATACCATGCCAAAAAGGGAACACCGGATGAGAAGGTTGATGATGCAGAAAAGATTGATGTAAATCAGAATAATGCAGAGGAGAAACAAGCAGCAGAAATTCCAGATAAGCCAGCTGTAGGTAACTAG